Proteins from a genomic interval of Longimicrobium sp.:
- the hflX gene encoding GTPase HflX, whose protein sequence is MAAPSKQQTAEVTEEHLEELARLADTAGVEVLDTFVQRLDSPHPKFYIGEGKAEELKQRVEVAGATLIIMDDELSPAQGRNLEKLLGTRIMDRAELILDIFATRARTSEARAQVELAQLQYMRPRLTRMWSHLSRSRSGPGMRGPGETQLETDRRMIDHRITRLKDELERVARTRATQRKSREGQLRASLVGYTNAGKSSILRGISGTEVFVEDRLFATLDPTTRAIEVGEGAEVLLTDTVGFIRKLPHHLVASFRATLEEAAEADVLLHTIDASHPQWEEQMEVVTEVLGDLGLAERPTVLVFNKIDRLTHAEEQALRERSFGSARSIFVSTVEEGRLEPLRVLLHEELQKIRPDVRLTLSSSHGGLLAEIYRDGEVLEREDKGAEIHIRARLSKASLGRLRTRGVKIYGWG, encoded by the coding sequence GTGGCCGCTCCCTCCAAGCAGCAGACCGCCGAGGTAACCGAGGAGCACCTGGAGGAGCTCGCGCGCCTGGCCGACACCGCCGGCGTGGAGGTGCTTGACACGTTCGTCCAGCGCCTGGACTCGCCGCACCCCAAGTTCTACATCGGCGAGGGGAAGGCCGAGGAGCTGAAGCAGCGGGTGGAGGTGGCGGGCGCGACGCTCATCATCATGGACGACGAGCTTTCGCCGGCGCAGGGGCGCAACCTCGAGAAGCTGCTGGGCACGCGCATCATGGACCGCGCGGAGCTGATCCTGGACATCTTCGCCACGCGCGCCCGCACCAGCGAGGCGCGTGCGCAGGTGGAGCTGGCGCAGCTTCAGTACATGCGGCCGCGCCTGACGCGCATGTGGTCGCACCTTTCGCGGTCGCGCTCCGGCCCGGGCATGCGCGGCCCCGGCGAAACGCAGCTGGAAACCGACCGCCGGATGATCGACCACCGCATCACCCGGCTGAAGGACGAGCTGGAGCGCGTGGCCCGCACCCGCGCCACGCAGCGCAAGAGCCGCGAGGGCCAGCTCCGCGCCTCGCTCGTGGGCTACACCAACGCGGGCAAGTCGTCCATCCTGCGGGGGATTTCGGGAACCGAGGTGTTCGTCGAAGACCGGCTGTTCGCCACGCTGGACCCCACCACGCGCGCCATCGAGGTGGGCGAGGGCGCCGAGGTGCTGCTGACCGACACGGTGGGGTTCATCCGCAAGCTTCCCCACCACCTGGTCGCTTCCTTCCGCGCCACCCTGGAAGAAGCCGCCGAGGCCGACGTGCTGCTTCACACCATCGACGCGTCCCATCCGCAGTGGGAAGAGCAGATGGAGGTAGTGACGGAGGTGCTGGGAGACCTGGGGCTGGCCGAGCGCCCGACCGTGCTCGTCTTCAACAAGATCGACCGCCTGACGCACGCCGAGGAGCAGGCGCTACGCGAGCGGTCGTTCGGAAGCGCCCGCTCCATCTTCGTCAGCACGGTGGAGGAGGGACGGCTGGAGCCGCTGCGCGTGCTGCTTCACGAGGAGCTTCAGAAGATCCGCCCGGACGTGCGGCTGACGCTGTCGTCCTCGCACGGGGGCCTGCTGGCGGAGATCTACCGCGACGGCGAGGTGCTGGAGCGCGAGGACAAGGGCGCCGAGATCCACATCCGCGCCCGACTGTCGAAAGCCTCCCTCGGCCGCCTGCGCACACGCGGCGTGAAGATCTACGGCTGGGGGTGA
- a CDS encoding DUF433 domain-containing protein — MGDWESRITVEPGKKRGFPCIRGMRISVRNVMEYLESGMTEDEILNDFPYLEREDLDAARRYAARYGTGPTNPWSSFAGDRLR; from the coding sequence ATGGGCGATTGGGAATCGCGCATCACCGTGGAGCCGGGGAAGAAGCGCGGGTTTCCATGCATCCGCGGGATGCGCATCTCCGTTCGGAACGTGATGGAGTACTTGGAAAGCGGGATGACCGAGGATGAGATCCTGAACGACTTCCCATACCTGGAACGGGAAGATCTCGATGCGGCGCGGCGGTATGCTGCCCGGTACGGAACCGGTCCCACCAATCCGTGGAGCTCGTTCGCGGGAGATCGCCTGCGTTGA
- a CDS encoding DUF2520 domain-containing protein — MNTHAAERLGHLWIIGAGRTGLALGLRLHRDQAVDRLTVTGRRASAPDHPLFGEAGAAYRPALDGVPEGISGIVIAVPDGAIAEVADRLASLHPSPELPVLHTSGSRSMEVLAPLSALGHAVGSVHPLAAISDPVDGADRLAGVSWGVEGDGAALDLAERIVAACGGRALRIAPGGKPAYHAAAVFASNYAVAVLSLAEGLMEQAGVHARDARPALTALAAGAVENVAARGPVAALTGPILRGDVETVALHLERLSAAERPLYCLLGREALRLARLAGVDPAAAARLADLLGGAE; from the coding sequence TTGAACACGCACGCGGCAGAGCGGCTCGGGCACCTGTGGATCATCGGCGCGGGGCGGACGGGGCTGGCGCTGGGGCTGCGGCTGCACCGGGACCAAGCGGTCGATCGATTGACGGTCACGGGGCGGCGCGCGTCCGCGCCCGACCATCCGCTCTTCGGTGAGGCCGGCGCGGCGTATCGCCCGGCGCTGGACGGCGTGCCGGAGGGGATCAGCGGCATCGTAATCGCCGTCCCGGACGGCGCCATCGCCGAAGTGGCGGACCGCCTCGCGTCCCTGCATCCATCCCCCGAACTCCCCGTCCTGCACACCAGCGGCAGCCGGTCGATGGAGGTGCTGGCGCCACTCTCGGCACTGGGTCACGCGGTGGGCTCGGTGCATCCCCTGGCCGCCATCTCCGACCCGGTGGACGGGGCCGATCGCCTGGCCGGCGTGTCGTGGGGGGTAGAGGGCGACGGTGCGGCGCTGGACCTGGCGGAGCGGATCGTCGCGGCGTGCGGGGGACGGGCGTTGCGGATCGCGCCGGGCGGGAAGCCGGCGTACCATGCGGCGGCCGTGTTCGCCAGCAACTACGCGGTCGCTGTACTATCGCTGGCCGAGGGGCTGATGGAGCAGGCCGGCGTGCACGCCCGGGACGCGCGGCCCGCCCTGACGGCGCTGGCCGCGGGCGCGGTGGAGAACGTGGCGGCGCGCGGCCCGGTGGCGGCGCTCACCGGGCCCATCCTGCGCGGCGACGTAGAGACGGTGGCGCTTCACCTGGAACGGTTGTCGGCGGCGGAGCGCCCGTTATATTGCCTGCTCGGGCGGGAGGCCCTGCGGCTGGCGCGGCTGGCCGGGGTGGATCCCGCGGCGGCGGCACGGCTGGCGGACCTGCTGGGAGGGGCGGAGTGA